In one Gemmatimonadota bacterium genomic region, the following are encoded:
- a CDS encoding enoyl-[acyl-carrier-protein] reductase: MLPIDLTGKRAFVAGVADDQGYGWAICRALAAGGASVCVGTWPPALRIFNGSLRKGRFDRSLPDGGKMEFEKIYALDAAFDTDEEVPGAVREDKRYRSLQRYSIQGVADRMREDFGPGTLDIVVHSLANGPEVRNPLLRTSRAGYLAAVGASAYSLVSMVSRMAPLMSRGAAVVSLSYLAAERVVPGYGGGMSSAKAALESDTRTLAFEAGRSRGIRVNSISAGPLGSRAARAIGEIERMVDYYDANSALGGANTAEDVANAAAFLVSPLAAGITGTVLHVDKGYHAMGMQVVPLL; encoded by the coding sequence ATGCTACCGATCGACCTGACCGGCAAACGGGCCTTCGTGGCGGGAGTCGCCGACGACCAGGGCTACGGATGGGCCATCTGCCGCGCGCTCGCCGCCGGAGGCGCCTCGGTCTGCGTCGGAACCTGGCCTCCGGCGTTGCGCATCTTCAATGGAAGCCTGAGGAAGGGACGGTTCGACCGCTCCCTGCCCGACGGCGGGAAGATGGAGTTCGAGAAGATCTACGCATTGGACGCCGCGTTCGACACGGACGAAGAGGTTCCCGGGGCGGTCCGCGAAGACAAGCGCTACCGCAGCCTGCAACGCTACTCCATCCAAGGGGTCGCCGACCGGATGCGCGAGGACTTCGGACCGGGAACGCTCGACATCGTCGTGCATTCGCTCGCCAACGGGCCCGAAGTGCGGAATCCCCTCCTCAGAACGAGTCGCGCCGGATACCTCGCCGCGGTGGGAGCTAGCGCCTACTCGCTGGTGAGCATGGTGTCGCGCATGGCGCCCCTGATGAGCAGGGGAGCTGCAGTGGTGTCGCTCTCCTATCTTGCCGCCGAGCGGGTCGTGCCCGGTTACGGCGGAGGGATGAGTTCGGCCAAGGCCGCGCTGGAGAGCGATACGCGCACCCTCGCCTTCGAGGCGGGACGCAGTCGCGGCATCCGGGTCAACTCCATCAGCGCGGGTCCGCTGGGCAGCCGTGCCGCTCGTGCCATCGGAGAGATCGAACGCATGGTCGACTACTACGACGCGAATTCGGCGCTCGGGGGGGCGAACACCGCCGAGGACGTAGCGAACGCCGCCGCCTTCCTCGTATCTCCGCTCGCCGCCGGGATCACCGGCACCGTGCTCCATGTGGACAAGGGCTATCACGCCATGGGGATGCAGGTTGTGCCGCTGCTGTAG
- a CDS encoding NUDIX hydrolase yields the protein MRAERRTDPSSWREGDPGDGSFIPYSRLPEGFVERSGRRSRPVEPRPAATVVLYREVERAPPPGSLRRSSPERRSLPSAATAPESEVLLVRRSRSAGFVPGAYVFPGGRVDEADTARELSELADPCRMAELAGQLGLDPRPASGYLMAAVREAFEETGILLARSDGAPVPPGADSPRVGRLQQDLLNGHGTLADVFVALDARVDLEAVAYIAHWVTPLAEPRRYDTRFFAARVPDGSEALIDSREMTDALWLTPREALARHARGRLPMIFPTLRTLENLAGHRNVRKAVEAISSASVPRIMPELVMEKEGARFRYERR from the coding sequence GTGCGAGCGGAGCGCCGAACCGACCCTTCTTCCTGGCGGGAAGGCGACCCGGGAGACGGAAGCTTCATTCCGTACTCGCGCCTGCCCGAAGGATTCGTGGAACGCAGCGGGCGGCGGAGCAGGCCGGTCGAGCCTCGCCCTGCCGCCACGGTCGTGCTCTATCGGGAGGTGGAGCGGGCGCCGCCGCCCGGCAGCCTGCGGCGGAGCTCGCCTGAGCGCCGATCGCTACCGAGTGCCGCGACGGCGCCGGAGTCCGAGGTGCTGCTCGTGCGCAGGAGTCGGTCGGCGGGCTTCGTGCCCGGCGCTTATGTCTTTCCGGGCGGTCGCGTAGACGAGGCCGACACCGCCCGGGAGCTCTCGGAACTGGCGGATCCGTGCCGGATGGCGGAGCTCGCCGGTCAACTCGGTCTCGACCCTCGGCCGGCCTCGGGCTACCTGATGGCGGCGGTCCGGGAGGCCTTCGAGGAGACCGGCATCCTCCTCGCTCGGAGCGACGGGGCTCCGGTACCGCCCGGAGCGGACTCGCCACGGGTCGGCCGGCTCCAGCAGGACCTCCTGAACGGCCACGGCACGCTCGCCGACGTGTTCGTCGCTCTCGATGCCCGGGTCGACTTGGAAGCGGTCGCGTATATCGCGCACTGGGTGACCCCGCTGGCCGAACCGAGACGTTACGACACCCGCTTCTTCGCGGCCCGGGTCCCGGACGGCTCGGAGGCGCTCATCGACTCGCGCGAGATGACCGACGCCCTCTGGTTGACTCCGCGCGAGGCGCTCGCTCGCCACGCTCGAGGTCGGCTGCCGATGATCTTCCCGACGTTGCGCACGCTGGAGAACCTGGCCGGTCACCGCAATGTGCGGAAGGCCGTCGAGGCCATTTCCAGTGCGTCGGTTCCGCGGATAATGCCGGAGCTCGTAATGGAGAAGGAAGGAGCGCGCTTCCGCTACGAACGCCGGTAG
- a CDS encoding 3-isopropylmalate dehydratase, giving the protein MDNLRKIHVRKRPDPAFFPGRILYLVDDAQLLAAQLEGGEDLATEVARPHLRDQISTDEITPAYICFFYDDELGRYPYLGLRATDRATEETVFPIGPGSVRAGGFVCSVAGKRRGKGSSREQSPYAELKAGIRLVVAESIARIYEENCQNLGILTTTDFGVLELVRRREPIPLSVFTRDSDEITRQIIEYGGLFEFNVARLRGDASLPATRCEEPDAPGRRPMTVAEKIFASHLLKEGAEAGVPWVEPGDAGFFRTDIRFSHEYVTPMASIFFEEKLGAEARIADPDSVLFFRDHLTFLDKVMSQERVEQGLLEAADKLEVRQRAFAERQGVKLYGEQAGHALGSEAICHSKILEEYAEPGMLIIGTDSHTPHAGAVGSLAFGVGTTAIFNSWITRDVRARVPESFKVVISGEPQPNVTAKDYMLEILRHPYVRDGEAIGKVIEYAGPAVRALSVDERATMTNMAAEVGAFTGIVGADERTVDFLVEERGMEPERARALAGGVRSDPDAEYVKVIEIDASKLRPMVALPNDPGNGLYMDELGAEPVRIDIAYAGSCTAGKKEDMEMYARVFAAAEAEGLGVHPDVRAYIQCGSVEVRDYCSRLGYLDLFRRAGAEFIEPGCGACIAAGPGVTVSPDQVAVSSQNRNFPGRSGPGQLYLASPYSVAASAVEGRITAWSPEGGFNPVSRRKLAVV; this is encoded by the coding sequence ATGGACAATCTGCGAAAGATACATGTTCGGAAACGTCCAGACCCGGCCTTCTTCCCCGGTCGCATCCTCTATCTCGTGGATGACGCCCAGCTCCTCGCGGCTCAGCTCGAGGGCGGGGAGGATCTCGCGACGGAGGTGGCTCGTCCCCATCTGCGAGACCAGATTTCGACGGACGAGATCACTCCTGCCTACATCTGCTTCTTCTACGACGACGAGCTGGGGAGATATCCGTACCTGGGGTTGCGGGCCACGGATCGAGCCACGGAAGAAACCGTCTTTCCGATCGGGCCCGGCTCGGTGCGCGCCGGCGGCTTCGTCTGTTCGGTGGCCGGCAAGCGGCGGGGCAAGGGCAGCAGCAGGGAGCAGAGCCCGTACGCCGAGCTCAAGGCCGGCATCCGTCTCGTGGTCGCCGAGAGCATCGCGCGCATTTACGAGGAAAACTGTCAGAACCTGGGCATTCTGACCACGACCGACTTCGGTGTGCTGGAACTCGTCCGCCGCAGGGAGCCGATTCCGCTGAGCGTCTTCACCCGGGACTCGGACGAGATCACTCGCCAGATCATCGAGTACGGCGGTCTCTTCGAGTTCAACGTGGCCAGACTGCGGGGCGACGCGAGCTTGCCCGCCACCCGGTGCGAAGAGCCGGACGCCCCCGGCCGACGTCCGATGACCGTGGCCGAGAAGATCTTTGCCAGCCACCTGCTCAAGGAGGGCGCGGAGGCGGGCGTGCCCTGGGTCGAGCCTGGGGATGCGGGCTTTTTCCGCACCGACATCCGCTTCAGCCACGAGTACGTGACCCCGATGGCGTCGATCTTCTTCGAGGAGAAGCTCGGAGCGGAGGCGCGCATCGCGGACCCAGATTCCGTCCTCTTTTTCCGCGACCACCTCACCTTCCTCGACAAGGTGATGAGCCAGGAACGGGTGGAGCAGGGGCTGCTCGAGGCCGCCGACAAGCTCGAGGTCAGGCAGCGGGCCTTTGCCGAGCGACAGGGAGTGAAGCTCTACGGAGAACAGGCCGGGCACGCGCTGGGCTCGGAGGCCATTTGCCACTCGAAAATCCTGGAGGAGTACGCGGAGCCTGGGATGCTGATCATAGGCACCGACTCACACACGCCTCATGCGGGGGCCGTCGGGTCGCTCGCGTTCGGTGTGGGCACCACCGCGATCTTCAACTCGTGGATCACTCGGGACGTGCGGGCACGGGTGCCCGAGTCGTTCAAGGTCGTCATCAGCGGCGAACCGCAGCCGAACGTGACCGCGAAAGACTATATGCTGGAGATTCTGCGCCATCCCTACGTGCGTGACGGCGAGGCCATCGGCAAGGTGATCGAGTACGCCGGCCCTGCGGTGCGGGCCCTTTCCGTGGACGAGCGCGCGACCATGACCAACATGGCGGCCGAGGTGGGCGCCTTTACCGGGATCGTCGGCGCCGACGAGCGTACCGTCGACTTCCTCGTGGAGGAGCGCGGCATGGAGCCCGAGCGGGCGCGGGCGCTCGCCGGGGGCGTGCGAAGCGATCCCGACGCCGAGTACGTCAAGGTCATCGAGATCGACGCGTCCAAGCTCCGCCCCATGGTCGCGCTGCCGAACGATCCCGGCAACGGTCTCTACATGGACGAGCTCGGCGCGGAGCCGGTGCGCATCGACATCGCTTACGCTGGCTCGTGCACCGCCGGCAAGAAGGAGGACATGGAGATGTACGCCCGGGTTTTCGCGGCTGCCGAAGCCGAGGGGCTGGGTGTGCATCCCGACGTGCGCGCCTACATCCAGTGCGGCTCGGTCGAGGTGCGCGATTACTGCTCGCGCCTGGGCTACCTCGATCTCTTCCGGCGAGCGGGGGCCGAGTTCATCGAACCCGGCTGCGGGGCGTGCATCGCGGCGGGTCCAGGGGTCACGGTGAGCCCGGACCAGGTGGCCGTCTCGTCGCAGAACCGCAACTTCCCGGGAAGGTCGGGTCCGGGCCAGCTATACCTGGCTTCGCCCTATTCCGTGGCCGCAAGCGCGGTCGAAGGGCGGATCACGGCGTGGTCGCCGGAGGGCGGCTTCAATCCGGTGTCGCGACGGAAGCTGGCCGTGGTCTGA
- a CDS encoding 4a-hydroxytetrahydrobiopterin dehydratase, which translates to MTDQISAWMRTRTGWRLDDDRLRKTFRFPDFVQAVTFVNRVADAAEDMDHHPDIDIRYSAVHLSLWTHTAGGVTEKDLALAEAVDLAID; encoded by the coding sequence ATGACCGACCAGATATCCGCATGGATGCGCACGCGAACCGGATGGCGGCTTGACGACGACCGCCTGCGAAAGACCTTCCGTTTCCCGGACTTCGTTCAGGCCGTCACCTTCGTGAATCGCGTCGCCGACGCTGCGGAGGACATGGATCACCATCCCGACATCGACATCCGCTACTCCGCCGTCCATCTCTCCCTCTGGACCCACACCGCCGGCGGAGTCACGGAGAAGGATCTCGCGCTCGCGGAAGCCGTCGACCTCGCTATCGACTGA
- a CDS encoding penicillin acylase family protein → MMIASVKSRRLRWTVVVFLALVVCVAVGILGTRSYLARSIQPRSGEIEIAALRAPVTVEYDEWAIPRITAEHLDDLVRAQGFVHASERLWQMELFQLTAQGRLSEVFGEAAVEVDRLMRALDIWGTSERELVTLDVATIVMLQAYAEGVNARMESWSGPLPPEFLILGISPQRWEPTATIAIVRLMALDLTAWTTDLEYVAQLAELDDAHRELLRPWHTRSDPTMTQTPLDEPLWVADDLGSWDPPAGWSSAEAAPSDRTRDLEVEPPDGLHARAPDTFDPLGLLDGIGLNASNSWALAPERTADGHALLAGDTHLGLRAPSTWYLNALRTEHADDDGGQPGMDVAGLSIPGAPLVVIGMNPHVAWTFTNGNIDDSDFVVESVSADGSSYLEGDEWRPFELRRERIAVRDANPLTLTVRSTERGPVITDLFPTADLILSLVWTGLRPKGPINALLAMNRAESVDEMLEASEDFASPHQNLLVAGTEGRIAFRLVGHLPDRPPGAVGAIAFEEWEGWAAELPPEAMPGVVDPPSGYLVTANNLQSPEAWGRVAADYPIPDRARRIDEVVANATDWDVAEMAELQLDTRSLFAARYRDRAVAAAHRAGETDLAELIGGWDLSLEPESPGAAPYFAWLYRFRALVVADELGESATFPDYAFLRLMEEGDEPGSQAALWADDIRTDAIETVDRLEELALEAALPLAERAWGEVSRERSEHPLGTVELLDRLLGFNIGPYAAHGGPYTVRPVHRSTWTALDSTSWSYPRTSTSGQSQRFIAKMDPAGPAGYFKLPTGQSGNPLDRHYRDMAPDWSSIELIELSPGPSTQAPASRILLRGRN, encoded by the coding sequence TTGATGATTGCTTCGGTCAAATCCCGCAGACTGCGCTGGACGGTCGTCGTGTTCCTCGCTTTGGTCGTGTGCGTCGCGGTGGGGATCCTCGGTACCCGATCCTACCTCGCGCGTTCAATTCAGCCCCGATCGGGAGAGATCGAGATCGCCGCGCTCCGGGCGCCGGTTACCGTCGAGTACGACGAGTGGGCGATTCCGCGCATCACCGCCGAGCACCTGGACGATCTTGTCCGGGCCCAGGGATTCGTGCACGCGTCGGAGCGCCTCTGGCAGATGGAGCTCTTCCAGCTCACGGCCCAGGGACGGCTCTCAGAGGTCTTCGGCGAAGCCGCGGTCGAGGTCGACCGCCTGATGCGCGCGCTCGACATTTGGGGAACGAGCGAACGGGAGCTGGTCACGCTGGACGTCGCGACGATCGTCATGCTCCAGGCCTATGCGGAAGGGGTGAACGCGCGAATGGAGAGCTGGAGCGGGCCGCTGCCGCCCGAGTTTCTCATCCTGGGGATCTCGCCGCAGCGCTGGGAGCCGACGGCCACGATCGCGATAGTCCGTCTCATGGCCCTGGACCTGACCGCGTGGACAACCGATCTGGAATACGTCGCCCAGTTGGCCGAGCTCGACGACGCGCACCGCGAACTTTTGCGACCCTGGCACACCCGCTCGGACCCGACCATGACCCAGACTCCGCTCGACGAGCCGCTCTGGGTGGCGGACGATCTCGGCTCTTGGGATCCACCTGCGGGCTGGTCATCCGCCGAGGCGGCTCCGTCCGACCGGACCCGGGACCTCGAGGTCGAACCCCCGGACGGACTCCACGCCCGAGCCCCGGACACCTTCGACCCCTTGGGGCTGCTCGACGGCATCGGGCTGAACGCCTCCAACTCGTGGGCGCTCGCTCCCGAACGGACCGCCGACGGCCACGCGCTGCTCGCGGGCGACACCCATCTCGGGCTCAGAGCGCCTTCCACTTGGTACCTGAACGCGCTGCGCACCGAGCACGCCGACGACGACGGGGGTCAGCCGGGCATGGACGTCGCGGGACTAAGCATCCCGGGCGCCCCGCTCGTGGTCATCGGCATGAATCCGCATGTGGCCTGGACCTTCACCAACGGTAACATCGACGACTCCGATTTCGTCGTTGAGAGCGTCAGCGCCGACGGATCGAGCTACTTGGAGGGTGACGAGTGGCGCCCCTTCGAGCTCCGCAGGGAGCGGATCGCGGTCAGGGACGCGAATCCCCTTACCCTCACAGTGCGGTCGACGGAGCGCGGACCCGTGATCACCGACCTCTTCCCGACCGCCGATCTCATCCTCTCGCTGGTCTGGACCGGTCTCCGGCCCAAGGGACCGATCAACGCCCTGCTGGCGATGAATCGGGCCGAATCCGTCGACGAGATGCTGGAGGCCAGCGAAGATTTCGCCTCACCTCACCAGAACCTCCTCGTAGCCGGAACGGAGGGGCGCATCGCCTTCCGTCTCGTCGGACACCTCCCCGACCGTCCTCCGGGGGCCGTGGGCGCCATCGCCTTCGAGGAATGGGAGGGGTGGGCCGCGGAGCTTCCGCCGGAAGCGATGCCCGGCGTGGTGGACCCGCCCTCCGGCTATCTGGTCACGGCGAACAACCTGCAGTCGCCGGAGGCCTGGGGAAGGGTGGCCGCGGACTACCCCATACCGGACCGGGCGCGAAGGATCGACGAGGTGGTGGCCAACGCGACGGACTGGGATGTGGCGGAGATGGCGGAGCTCCAGCTCGACACGCGCTCGCTTTTCGCCGCGCGCTACCGGGACCGCGCCGTCGCCGCAGCCCACCGTGCCGGAGAGACGGATCTGGCGGAGCTGATCGGGGGCTGGGATCTGTCGTTGGAGCCCGAGTCGCCGGGCGCCGCTCCCTACTTCGCCTGGCTCTATCGCTTCCGGGCGCTCGTGGTGGCCGACGAGCTGGGCGAGAGCGCCACCTTCCCCGACTACGCCTTCCTCAGGCTCATGGAAGAGGGAGACGAACCCGGGAGCCAGGCTGCGCTCTGGGCGGACGACATCCGCACCGACGCGATCGAAACCGTCGACAGGCTGGAGGAGTTAGCCCTGGAGGCGGCGCTCCCGCTCGCGGAGCGCGCGTGGGGCGAGGTCAGCCGGGAGCGGTCGGAGCACCCGCTGGGAACCGTCGAACTCCTCGACCGCCTCTTGGGCTTCAACATCGGTCCCTACGCCGCGCACGGCGGGCCTTACACCGTTCGCCCCGTGCACCGCTCGACCTGGACCGCGCTCGACTCGACCTCGTGGAGCTATCCGCGCACCAGCACCTCCGGCCAGTCGCAGCGCTTCATCGCCAAGATGGACCCCGCCGGGCCGGCGGGCTACTTCAAGCTCCCCACCGGGCAGTCCGGCAATCCTCTCGACAGGCACTATCGCGACATGGCCCCGGACTGGTCGTCGATCGAGCTCATCGAGCTCTCGCCGGGTCCGTCGACGCAAGCTCCTGCAAGCCGCATTCTGCTCAGAGGAAGGAACTGA
- a CDS encoding 4Fe-4S dicluster domain-containing protein: MIPLEHRPALAGGGVVESKPDSEAVPLDVAIIGGGPAGLAAAVELARLSRTAAEAGEAGGEIEIGVLEKAAAIGEHSLSGAVIDPGPLLSLFPGISPDSLPFRGTVTRESTYFLTEERALRMPVPPTMRNHGNRLVSLSELVRWIGEQAEAMGVMLFPGFPVASLLTSGKAVIGARTTPSGLDRSGAAGPGAMPAMDVAARVTIVAEGARGPLTQAWLDWQGVGSANPQIYALGVKELWEAPRPLDRVVHTMGWPLKGAFGGSFMYPMGGRKISLGLVAGLDSADAGLDVHELLQRMKLHPLFKPFLQGGELLEWGARTIPEGGYHSLPERRHGAGALIVGDAAGYVEVSSLKGVHYAVLSGILAARQAFSALRNDDTSEEALAGYTAAADESEIGRDLHKRRNMRLAFKRGMARGVIGAGLMTLTGGRFPGGRIAVDEDAAHSRRPPTEREPFTPDGELTFSKLDAVFRSGNRTRDDIPSHLDVGNGPVDAEHARMLEALCPAGVYEYREDKLVVNAPNCVDCRATDVLGPRWSPREGGTGPAYREM; the protein is encoded by the coding sequence GTGATACCGCTGGAGCACAGGCCGGCGCTCGCGGGCGGCGGAGTCGTCGAGTCCAAACCCGACTCCGAAGCGGTTCCGCTCGACGTCGCGATCATAGGCGGCGGGCCTGCCGGCCTCGCGGCGGCGGTCGAGCTGGCCCGGCTTTCGCGAACCGCCGCCGAGGCCGGAGAGGCGGGCGGAGAGATCGAGATCGGAGTCCTGGAGAAGGCCGCAGCCATAGGCGAGCACTCGCTCTCCGGCGCGGTGATCGACCCCGGACCTCTCCTCTCGCTCTTCCCCGGCATCTCCCCCGACTCCCTGCCCTTCCGCGGTACCGTCACGCGGGAGTCTACGTATTTCTTGACCGAGGAACGCGCACTGCGGATGCCCGTGCCTCCGACCATGCGCAACCACGGGAACCGCCTCGTTTCCCTCTCCGAGCTGGTGCGCTGGATCGGTGAGCAAGCCGAAGCCATGGGCGTCATGCTCTTTCCCGGCTTCCCGGTCGCCTCGCTGCTGACCTCGGGCAAGGCGGTGATCGGAGCTCGTACCACGCCCTCCGGTCTGGATCGCTCGGGAGCGGCCGGCCCCGGGGCCATGCCGGCGATGGACGTCGCAGCGCGCGTCACCATCGTAGCGGAAGGCGCGCGGGGACCGCTGACGCAGGCATGGCTCGACTGGCAGGGCGTGGGTTCCGCCAATCCGCAGATCTACGCCCTCGGCGTCAAGGAGCTCTGGGAGGCGCCCAGGCCGCTCGACCGGGTCGTTCACACCATGGGCTGGCCGCTGAAGGGTGCCTTCGGCGGTTCCTTCATGTATCCCATGGGCGGCAGGAAGATCTCCCTCGGGCTGGTGGCGGGGCTCGACAGCGCCGACGCCGGCCTGGACGTACACGAACTTCTCCAGAGGATGAAGCTGCACCCGCTCTTCAAGCCCTTTCTCCAAGGCGGCGAACTCCTCGAATGGGGAGCGCGCACGATCCCGGAAGGTGGGTACCACTCGCTCCCGGAACGCCGCCACGGCGCGGGCGCGTTGATCGTGGGCGACGCCGCAGGCTACGTCGAGGTCTCGTCGCTCAAGGGGGTCCACTACGCGGTACTTTCCGGGATCCTCGCCGCAAGGCAGGCGTTCTCGGCGCTCCGTAACGACGACACTTCCGAGGAAGCCCTGGCCGGCTATACGGCCGCCGCAGACGAGAGCGAGATCGGACGCGATCTCCACAAGCGACGCAACATGCGACTCGCCTTCAAGCGCGGGATGGCGCGGGGCGTGATCGGCGCAGGCCTCATGACGCTCACCGGGGGCAGGTTCCCGGGCGGGCGCATCGCGGTGGATGAAGACGCGGCCCATTCCCGACGCCCGCCAACCGAGCGCGAGCCGTTCACGCCCGACGGAGAACTCACCTTCTCTAAGCTCGACGCCGTCTTCCGCTCCGGCAATCGGACCCGGGACGACATCCCCTCCCACCTGGACGTCGGAAACGGACCGGTAGACGCCGAGCACGCCCGCATGCTCGAAGCCCTGTGCCCGGCCGGCGTATACGAGTACCGCGAAGACAAGCTCGTCGTGAACGCGCCCAACTGCGTCGACTGTCGCGCGACGGACGTGCTCGGCCCGCGCTGGAGTCCCCGCGAGGGCGGAACGGGCCCAGCCTACCGGGAGATGTAG
- a CDS encoding calcium/sodium antiporter, whose translation MTTDVLLLVFGIGSLYYGADWLVRGSVRLAATMGIPPLVVGLTVVAFGTSAPELVACAVAVWENNPGIAIGNVMGSNLANIGLILGLTSLVTPVEVSRQVVRRDAPAMILVTLAIVPMVIWDETPMIGRIDGAVFLLVLILYLLYTFYNAKAGDTAIVDEVKGMIRKEPREPGVLIRNLVFILIGSAGLVVGGYSVVEGAREIAVALGVSEVVIGLTLVAVGTSLPELATALVAAARKELSLAVGNVVGSNIFNFAAILGTVSVALPVSIDRSVLRRELLAVLFISLVLWGMMRHRWSIRRWEAAALLTVYLLLVVALLKV comes from the coding sequence GTGACCACCGACGTCCTGCTTCTGGTCTTCGGAATCGGCAGCCTGTATTACGGCGCCGACTGGCTCGTGCGCGGTTCCGTGCGGCTCGCGGCAACCATGGGCATACCTCCGCTCGTGGTCGGACTCACCGTGGTCGCCTTCGGAACTTCGGCTCCCGAGCTGGTGGCCTGCGCGGTGGCGGTGTGGGAGAACAACCCGGGCATCGCCATCGGTAACGTGATGGGCTCGAACCTGGCCAATATCGGCCTCATACTCGGCCTCACGTCGCTGGTGACCCCGGTCGAGGTGAGTCGGCAGGTGGTACGCAGGGACGCCCCGGCGATGATCCTGGTCACTCTGGCCATCGTCCCCATGGTGATCTGGGACGAGACGCCGATGATCGGACGCATCGACGGAGCCGTCTTTCTGCTGGTGCTGATCCTTTACCTGCTCTACACTTTCTACAACGCGAAGGCCGGGGACACCGCGATCGTCGACGAGGTGAAGGGGATGATCCGAAAGGAGCCCCGGGAACCCGGCGTGCTGATCCGCAACCTCGTCTTCATCCTCATCGGCTCGGCCGGGCTGGTCGTAGGCGGCTACTCCGTCGTCGAGGGAGCCAGAGAGATAGCGGTCGCGCTGGGAGTCTCGGAGGTCGTCATCGGACTCACGCTTGTGGCCGTGGGAACCTCTCTCCCCGAGCTCGCCACCGCGCTCGTGGCCGCAGCGCGCAAGGAGCTCAGCCTGGCGGTGGGCAACGTGGTGGGCTCGAACATCTTCAACTTCGCCGCCATCCTGGGAACCGTCTCGGTGGCGCTGCCCGTCAGCATCGATCGAAGCGTCCTCCGGCGCGAACTTCTGGCCGTGCTCTTCATCTCGCTCGTTCTCTGGGGGATGATGCGCCATCGCTGGAGCATCAGGCGCTGGGAGGCAGCCGCCCTGCTCACGGTGTACCTCCTCCTCGTGGTCGCGCTCCTCAAGGTTTAG